One stretch of Novosphingobium pentaromativorans US6-1 DNA includes these proteins:
- a CDS encoding cupin domain-containing protein, with amino-acid sequence MATKVSSNDDNSNESGSTATGKFEIFRYKDAKGLEAHPEALDVEPLPESLVPLQIKAVEAGLRDGQEIKYLVKMPGYSITHVWFKHDFPLPLHSHNSDCMYYIIAGSVRLGTEDLGPRDSFFVPADVPYTYKPGPDGVELLEFRHETSANLRHFSKTAKWWEKAVETCAKNRESWIEAKKPSLNC; translated from the coding sequence ATGGCTACCAAAGTTTCAAGCAACGACGACAATTCGAATGAAAGCGGATCGACCGCGACCGGCAAGTTCGAGATCTTCCGTTACAAGGACGCGAAAGGGCTGGAAGCCCATCCCGAGGCACTCGATGTGGAGCCGCTGCCGGAAAGCCTCGTCCCACTGCAGATAAAGGCAGTCGAGGCCGGACTGCGGGACGGTCAGGAGATCAAGTATCTGGTGAAGATGCCGGGCTATTCGATCACCCATGTGTGGTTCAAGCACGACTTCCCCCTGCCTTTGCATAGCCATAACTCAGACTGCATGTATTACATCATTGCGGGATCGGTGCGCCTCGGTACGGAAGATCTTGGCCCACGCGACAGCTTCTTCGTGCCTGCCGATGTTCCCTATACTTACAAGCCGGGCCCGGACGGCGTAGAATTGTTGGAGTTCCGGCACGAGACGAGTGCGAACCTCCGGCATTTTTCGAAGACTGCGAAATGGTGGGAAAAGGCGGTCGAGACCTGCGCCAAGAATCGCGAATCCTGGATCGAGGCAAAGAAGCCCTCGCTCAACTGCTGA
- a CDS encoding zinc-binding dehydrogenase codes for MKAVVRRNRQLHVEDRPDPEPGEGQVITRNLSCGICGSDLHALHGLEEMAAVGKPGIEIPEIQGIIFGHEFCGEILDHGPGTEKRLKAGTRIVAPGYVNTKIGFQTAGFSPVVPGGFAEQMILTEKLLLPVPNGLADMHAAMTEPFAVGEHAVAESDAGPDTINMVIGCGPVGLAVIASLRARGLGPIIASDYSPARRAIAEKMGADIIIDPAVESPHDKWAELGAKGVLPRSMERLFDAPGKRAIVFECVGVPGVLQSLIAGVPGWSQIIVAGVCSQTDKFEPLMCINKKIEFKFVYAYNFEEFSQTLHNIAEGVIDVSHLITDEVPLEGVAKAFEELANPELQCKVVVNPTL; via the coding sequence ATGAAGGCAGTCGTCCGGCGCAACCGGCAGTTGCATGTGGAAGACAGGCCCGATCCCGAGCCGGGCGAAGGACAGGTCATCACCCGAAACCTGAGCTGCGGAATCTGCGGGTCTGATCTGCACGCCCTGCATGGCCTCGAAGAGATGGCAGCAGTCGGCAAACCGGGTATCGAAATACCTGAAATTCAAGGGATCATTTTCGGTCACGAGTTCTGCGGTGAGATACTCGATCATGGCCCGGGAACCGAAAAGCGATTGAAGGCAGGCACCCGCATCGTGGCCCCCGGATACGTGAATACGAAGATTGGCTTTCAAACCGCGGGTTTCTCTCCGGTCGTCCCAGGCGGTTTCGCCGAACAGATGATCCTCACGGAAAAGCTGCTACTACCGGTGCCGAATGGTCTTGCAGACATGCACGCAGCCATGACCGAGCCTTTCGCGGTCGGAGAGCATGCGGTGGCCGAGTCGGATGCGGGGCCGGACACGATCAACATGGTGATAGGCTGCGGTCCGGTGGGTCTTGCCGTCATCGCCTCGCTCAGGGCACGCGGCCTCGGGCCCATCATAGCGTCGGACTACTCCCCGGCTCGCCGAGCGATTGCCGAAAAGATGGGAGCGGACATCATCATCGACCCGGCAGTCGAATCTCCGCATGACAAATGGGCCGAACTGGGCGCCAAGGGCGTTCTCCCGCGCTCTATGGAGCGACTGTTCGATGCCCCCGGCAAGCGCGCAATCGTTTTCGAATGCGTGGGCGTGCCCGGCGTGCTTCAGAGCCTGATAGCCGGCGTCCCCGGCTGGTCTCAGATCATCGTGGCAGGCGTCTGCAGCCAGACGGACAAGTTCGAGCCGCTCATGTGCATCAACAAGAAAATCGAATTCAAATTCGTATATGCCTACAACTTCGAGGAATTCAGCCAGACACTGCACAATATCGCAGAGGGCGTCATCGACGTTTCCCATTTGATCACTGACGAAGTTCCCCTTGAAGGCGTCGCCAAGGCGTTCGAGGAGCTGGCCAACCCCGAACTGCAGTGCAAGGTTGTCGTCAATCCGACGCTTTGA
- a CDS encoding TonB-dependent receptor produces MTKDMSFVSRAKWLLYTTAAVVSPACAQEANQSSQVKQPQVATLGEIVVTAQRRDERLEDVPISVDAIDGDTLDRTGVVRLEDVERLSPGVRISRNGVYINPAIRGITSSLVGAGQENNTAIYVDGFYQPELLTLGGDFANVSNVQILKGPQGTLYGRNAMAGAMLITTRDPTIGSVAADADISYGSRDDVRARAYLSVPLGQQAALGVGGYLHHNDGYIRDTSGVNSAPYKNDEVRVKLLVEPANNFTLTLGYNHLERDDVRALAYSIHAYQYLRGIPLPPVGPLRAVDRDVNSQDPIPQANYKNDEASIKAIFETGPAVITSLTNWQWGDGVTVTDSDATKIDLTTGTAPQSRDTFSQAIDVTIDPGPGLQLSIGGFYFNSTGRIDVFASSMDVLIQSSISTLKTESLAGYAEATWEVVPRLFLTGGVRYSTDKKTIAARYTQRLASLGGPGTLAPATSKRYSDPTFRAVVRYELTPESNVYASFSQGFKSGTFNSTAFNTAALTTPVKPEKADAFEVGYKLGRNGFNFSTAAYYYDYANLQVSTIVANPDTGSITNLIRNAASAEIYGAEASVTWNIDPSFELRLGGAYTHARYKSFPDASVNIPVNGIIDTSATQDLSGRRIARAPDWTFNASVLKTIDIGRSSLDLSGSVSYTSAYAPQSEAFDPATGRSLYYQDGYVTGSVLATLHLPGDRVSIGGFIENVGNKRFKIVSLAGTYGAYDVYSEPRRFGVKLGVKY; encoded by the coding sequence ATGACGAAAGACATGAGTTTCGTATCGCGGGCGAAATGGCTTCTGTACACGACGGCCGCGGTCGTCTCGCCTGCCTGCGCGCAGGAAGCGAACCAATCATCGCAGGTGAAGCAGCCGCAAGTAGCCACCTTGGGCGAAATCGTCGTGACCGCTCAGCGGCGTGACGAACGCCTCGAAGACGTGCCGATATCGGTCGATGCGATAGACGGCGACACGCTCGACCGTACCGGCGTGGTCCGGCTGGAAGATGTGGAACGCCTGTCGCCCGGCGTCAGGATTTCGCGCAATGGCGTTTATATCAATCCTGCCATTCGCGGTATTACCAGTTCGCTGGTGGGGGCCGGTCAGGAAAACAATACGGCAATCTATGTCGATGGCTTCTATCAGCCCGAGTTGCTGACCCTTGGTGGCGATTTCGCCAATGTCAGCAACGTGCAGATCCTCAAGGGGCCGCAAGGCACACTGTATGGTCGTAACGCAATGGCCGGCGCGATGTTGATCACCACGCGCGATCCGACCATCGGTTCAGTCGCCGCCGATGCGGATATATCCTATGGCAGCCGCGATGACGTGCGGGCCCGCGCCTATCTGAGCGTGCCGCTGGGGCAGCAGGCCGCGCTGGGCGTAGGTGGCTACCTGCACCACAACGACGGCTACATTCGCGACACCAGTGGCGTGAATTCGGCGCCCTACAAGAACGATGAAGTGCGCGTGAAGCTGTTGGTGGAGCCGGCCAACAATTTTACCCTTACGCTGGGGTATAACCACCTCGAGCGCGACGACGTGCGTGCTTTGGCTTACAGCATACACGCATATCAGTATCTGCGGGGCATTCCCTTGCCTCCGGTCGGCCCGTTGCGGGCTGTCGATCGTGACGTCAATTCTCAGGATCCGATTCCCCAGGCGAATTACAAGAATGACGAAGCGAGCATCAAGGCGATCTTCGAAACGGGTCCGGCGGTCATCACGTCCCTGACCAACTGGCAGTGGGGCGACGGCGTCACGGTGACGGACAGCGATGCCACCAAGATTGACCTCACGACGGGAACGGCGCCGCAAAGCCGCGACACCTTCAGCCAGGCCATCGATGTGACGATTGATCCGGGTCCGGGATTGCAGCTGAGCATTGGTGGATTCTATTTCAATTCCACCGGCCGGATTGACGTTTTCGCATCGAGCATGGACGTCCTTATCCAGAGTTCGATTTCGACGCTGAAGACTGAGTCTCTTGCAGGGTATGCCGAGGCGACCTGGGAAGTGGTCCCGCGGCTCTTCCTCACTGGCGGCGTGCGCTACAGTACGGACAAGAAGACCATCGCTGCACGCTACACGCAGAGGCTTGCGTCGCTGGGTGGGCCGGGTACGCTTGCCCCGGCAACGAGCAAGCGGTATTCCGACCCCACCTTCCGTGCAGTTGTGCGGTATGAATTAACGCCGGAATCAAATGTTTATGCTTCTTTCTCGCAGGGGTTCAAGAGCGGTACCTTCAACAGCACGGCATTCAATACCGCTGCTCTGACCACGCCCGTAAAGCCGGAAAAGGCCGATGCCTTCGAAGTCGGTTACAAGCTGGGGCGGAACGGGTTCAATTTCTCGACGGCGGCGTATTATTACGACTACGCCAACCTCCAGGTTTCCACCATCGTAGCGAACCCGGATACGGGGAGCATCACGAACCTGATCCGCAACGCGGCATCTGCTGAAATCTATGGTGCTGAAGCATCGGTGACCTGGAACATCGACCCGTCCTTTGAACTGCGTCTCGGCGGGGCGTATACCCACGCGCGCTACAAGTCCTTTCCCGACGCTTCGGTGAATATCCCGGTCAACGGCATCATCGATACATCGGCAACTCAGGATCTGAGCGGCCGAAGGATCGCCCGTGCACCGGACTGGACGTTCAACGCTTCTGTCCTCAAGACCATCGACATCGGTCGCTCGTCACTCGATCTGTCCGGATCGGTCAGCTATACCAGTGCTTATGCCCCCCAGTCGGAGGCGTTCGATCCTGCCACCGGGCGCTCGCTCTATTACCAGGACGGGTATGTCACCGGATCGGTGCTGGCCACACTGCATCTGCCGGGAGACCGCGTTTCAATTGGCGGATTTATTGAGAACGTCGGTAACAAGCGCTTCAAGATCGTCAGCCTCGCCGGCACTTATGGCGCGTACGACGTCTATAGCGAACCGCGCCGGTTCGGTGTGAAACTGGGTGTGAAGTATTAA
- a CDS encoding phosphotransferase family protein, which produces MIDTEPYLAAMLEARKKRRSEPPYIPQEDDAIQGLLEAFFTEKVQGARISGIGRIGGGASKEQFAFTLTPPGGEPARYLLRMDPMEAITETSREREFEILSAFEGIVPVPRPVWMDPDATTFPRPAMIMELVRGTTKPSSLGLTVTGLGTVLGERLRKLIRPQYLDILAKVHNFDWRSADLPSFAAPTDDPKQATRWLINFWNELLEQDVVAHEPVMRLATQYLQQNIPDCEELALVHGDFRTGNYLFDEESGEVTALLDWEMCYIGDPHADYAWLLAPVFGTKIDGVFRASDIFEGEEDFIRSYEEVSGRQVDRKKLHYFKIFNYWKSYILVSVLGMRAAKEQHNHQDVLLTFLAGTGPMHLAELTSLLSMGEPQ; this is translated from the coding sequence GTGATCGATACCGAACCGTATCTGGCGGCGATGCTGGAAGCCCGCAAGAAGAGGCGCTCCGAACCCCCGTATATTCCTCAGGAAGACGACGCCATCCAGGGATTGCTGGAAGCCTTCTTCACGGAAAAGGTCCAAGGAGCCCGAATCAGCGGTATCGGGCGCATCGGAGGTGGTGCGTCGAAGGAGCAGTTTGCCTTTACCCTCACACCTCCCGGCGGCGAACCTGCGCGCTACTTGCTGCGCATGGACCCGATGGAGGCGATCACAGAGACGAGCCGGGAGCGCGAATTCGAGATTCTGAGCGCCTTCGAAGGGATCGTTCCCGTGCCGCGCCCGGTCTGGATGGACCCGGACGCGACCACTTTCCCGCGCCCCGCCATGATCATGGAACTGGTCCGCGGCACGACCAAGCCGAGTTCTCTGGGCTTGACCGTGACCGGCCTTGGCACTGTCTTGGGAGAGCGGCTGCGCAAGCTCATCCGCCCGCAATACCTGGACATCCTGGCGAAGGTTCACAATTTCGACTGGAGGAGCGCAGATCTTCCTTCATTCGCGGCCCCCACAGACGATCCGAAGCAGGCCACCCGATGGCTGATCAACTTCTGGAACGAACTGCTGGAACAAGACGTAGTGGCACATGAGCCGGTCATGCGGCTGGCAACCCAATATCTTCAGCAAAACATTCCCGATTGCGAAGAACTTGCTCTGGTCCACGGCGATTTCCGCACGGGCAACTACCTGTTCGACGAGGAAAGCGGTGAAGTCACTGCGCTTCTCGACTGGGAGATGTGCTACATCGGCGATCCCCATGCCGACTACGCATGGCTGCTCGCCCCCGTCTTCGGCACGAAGATCGACGGCGTGTTTCGTGCAAGCGACATCTTCGAGGGCGAAGAGGATTTCATCCGCTCCTACGAAGAGGTCAGCGGAAGGCAGGTGGACCGCAAGAAGCTCCACTATTTCAAGATCTTCAACTACTGGAAGAGTTACATCCTCGTATCCGTTCTGGGCATGCGGGCGGCCAAGGAACAGCATAACCACCAGGACGTGCTGCTGACTTTCCTCGCTGGGACCGGACCGATGCACCTGGCCGAACTCACCAGCCTTCTTTCGATGGGAGAACCGCAATGA
- a CDS encoding glucose 1-dehydrogenase, whose amino-acid sequence MRPRLSGKTALVTGAASGLGAAIAARFAQEGARVVVSDIDDVGAREQAGRIGGDAISVKLDVTDPDSWTAAIAHIETKLGELGVLVNNAGICLPGSVEETSFDDWRRTHAVDLDSVFLGTKAALPLMAQTAKRSGGAIINISSISAMVAAGNMAAYNSAKAAVRHLSKSIALHCAKQGYAITCNSLHPTFVDTPLLDGFSGGRSREETLAKLARQIPMGRVGVPDDVAFAAVYLASDEAAFVTGAELAIDGGLSAM is encoded by the coding sequence ATGCGGCCAAGATTGAGCGGGAAAACGGCATTGGTGACGGGCGCGGCATCGGGTCTGGGTGCCGCCATCGCGGCGCGTTTCGCGCAAGAAGGCGCCCGTGTCGTGGTAAGCGATATCGACGACGTCGGGGCACGCGAACAGGCAGGCCGGATCGGGGGGGATGCGATCTCCGTTAAACTCGACGTCACCGATCCCGACAGCTGGACCGCGGCCATTGCACATATCGAAACAAAGCTCGGAGAACTTGGCGTTCTGGTAAACAATGCGGGAATCTGCCTACCAGGCTCGGTCGAGGAAACGAGCTTCGACGACTGGCGCCGCACCCATGCGGTCGATCTCGACAGTGTGTTTCTGGGAACAAAGGCGGCCCTGCCGCTGATGGCACAGACCGCGAAACGCAGTGGCGGCGCGATTATCAACATCTCGTCGATTTCGGCCATGGTGGCTGCGGGCAACATGGCGGCCTACAACTCGGCCAAGGCGGCGGTGCGCCACTTGTCCAAGTCGATCGCATTGCATTGTGCGAAGCAAGGCTATGCCATCACCTGCAATTCGCTTCACCCCACCTTTGTCGATACGCCATTGCTGGATGGATTTTCAGGCGGGCGATCTCGCGAGGAAACGCTGGCAAAGCTGGCTCGGCAGATACCCATGGGGCGTGTCGGCGTCCCGGACGATGTTGCCTTCGCCGCCGTCTATCTGGCTTCCGACGAAGCCGCTTTCGTGACCGGTGCGGAACTGGCCATCGATGGCGGCCTGTCGGCGATGTAG
- a CDS encoding aldehyde dehydrogenase family protein yields MSRFQVDTHLVAGAMQASARAPTIMPSPIDLSPLTSIRLADEALADRAVEAGIAALPAAEGTTLPQRAKALRALADALDARGDELAELAAREIGCPIAQAKALQVGSASGLLRAIANLTETHEFEEERKAARGGRVIVRKVPVGLAVGIVPWNVPLFLACEKLASAIAAGCPIILKPSPENARTMQIFAEEAMALDLPSGMIAVITADRDIGRRLVSDPRIAKVSFTGSTAAGRAVAQAAASRFARCTLELGGKSAAILLDDFRVEDHAHELFLAMVQNNGQVCGAQSRVLVPRANAGAIRDGLAALFDGLQVGDPLDPATQIGPLATRVQGDKVKTMYAQALSSGARRIGGAYGTGSACLVDPALLLTEPGSAIAREEVFGPLTALIEYDDVDHAVALANASDYGLSGSVWSCDIERSVAVARRLRTGTVGINSKRILDFGAPFGGFRASGIGRELGPEGIDSYLETSAILVPDDVGT; encoded by the coding sequence ATGAGCCGTTTTCAGGTCGACACCCACCTGGTTGCCGGCGCGATGCAGGCAAGCGCACGCGCGCCGACGATCATGCCGAGCCCGATCGACCTGTCTCCCCTGACATCCATCCGCCTTGCAGACGAAGCACTGGCGGACAGGGCGGTAGAGGCCGGTATCGCGGCGCTTCCCGCCGCGGAAGGGACCACCCTCCCCCAGCGGGCCAAGGCGCTGCGGGCTCTGGCCGATGCCCTCGATGCCCGCGGCGACGAACTGGCCGAACTGGCCGCGCGCGAAATCGGCTGCCCGATCGCGCAAGCAAAGGCACTGCAGGTCGGCAGCGCGAGCGGACTGCTGCGCGCCATCGCCAATCTCACAGAAACGCACGAATTCGAAGAAGAGCGCAAGGCCGCGCGCGGCGGACGGGTCATTGTGCGCAAGGTTCCGGTGGGCCTGGCCGTGGGCATTGTACCTTGGAACGTGCCGTTGTTTCTCGCCTGCGAAAAGTTGGCCTCGGCGATTGCAGCCGGCTGCCCGATAATCCTCAAGCCTTCGCCCGAAAATGCACGAACGATGCAGATTTTCGCGGAGGAAGCTATGGCCCTCGATCTGCCCAGCGGGATGATCGCGGTCATCACGGCCGACCGCGATATCGGCAGACGCCTTGTCTCCGACCCGCGTATTGCGAAGGTCAGCTTCACCGGCAGCACAGCCGCCGGTCGCGCGGTAGCACAGGCTGCCGCAAGCCGCTTCGCGCGCTGCACGCTGGAACTGGGAGGCAAGTCTGCGGCAATCCTGCTCGATGACTTCCGGGTGGAAGACCACGCGCACGAACTGTTCCTTGCGATGGTTCAGAACAATGGCCAAGTGTGCGGCGCGCAATCGAGAGTGCTGGTGCCGCGCGCCAACGCTGGCGCAATCCGGGACGGATTGGCCGCTCTGTTCGACGGATTACAGGTTGGCGACCCGCTCGACCCGGCGACCCAGATCGGTCCTCTCGCGACGCGCGTTCAGGGCGACAAGGTCAAGACGATGTACGCGCAGGCCCTCTCAAGCGGTGCGCGCAGGATCGGCGGTGCATACGGCACTGGCAGCGCGTGTCTCGTCGATCCGGCACTGCTGCTGACCGAACCGGGTTCCGCAATCGCACGCGAAGAAGTGTTCGGACCGCTGACTGCGCTGATCGAATATGACGATGTCGATCATGCGGTCGCGCTGGCCAACGCCAGCGACTACGGCCTCTCCGGATCGGTATGGTCCTGCGACATCGAAAGGTCGGTTGCCGTGGCGCGCAGGCTGCGGACCGGAACCGTCGGCATCAATTCGAAGCGGATCCTGGATTTCGGAGCACCGTTCGGCGGATTTCGCGCATCGGGCATCGGCCGCGAACTGGGCCCCGAAGGCATCGACAGCTATCTCGAAACCAGCGCGATCCTCGTGCCAGACGATGTCGGCACCTAG
- a CDS encoding AMP-binding protein — translation MTDHPDKSVANGGHPGAIAAIDPDHTAVIAQDGSRLSYRELDTRSLALAQKLHQSGIVRGDAVALLIGNRIDFFVAAWAAQRSGLYFIPIATRLTPTELAYIFDDSGARALILDPALVEPAAAALAATVNAKPLVLTLDPVDGYEAVPQEIDADLPLPEPIEGGDMLYTSGTTGRPKAVRRALEYAALGSDMRRTLRDADLYGMDADTVFLTPAPLYHAAPLRFSLNRHRTGGMVVVMNKFDPEQALALIERERVTHSQWVPTMFARLLELPEDARTRYDLSSHRVAIHAGAPCPPDIKRAMIDWWGPILYEYYSGTEGVGFTHSTSAEWLERPGTVGKAYGSTIHIVGEDGKELPVGETGTVYFEGRAGLVYHNAPEKTREAHHPKGWATFGDIGHVDEDGFLFLSDRRSFTIVSGGVNIYPAEIEAALAVHPAVFDAAAFGVPDPTFGETVQAVVQLHEGEGSEALAREILAFLRERIAAFKLPKFIAFRSDLPRTETGKLQKHKIRDDYADPVNRGFDMRRAGVRT, via the coding sequence ATGACAGACCATCCCGACAAAAGTGTTGCGAATGGCGGCCATCCGGGGGCCATTGCTGCCATTGATCCCGATCACACCGCCGTCATCGCGCAGGACGGATCGCGCCTGTCCTATCGCGAACTGGACACACGCTCGCTGGCCCTGGCGCAAAAGCTCCACCAGAGCGGGATCGTACGCGGCGACGCGGTCGCCCTGTTGATCGGCAACAGGATCGATTTCTTCGTGGCCGCCTGGGCGGCACAGCGCTCCGGCCTCTATTTCATTCCCATCGCCACGCGTCTCACGCCGACCGAGCTGGCATATATCTTCGACGACAGCGGTGCGCGCGCGCTGATCCTTGATCCCGCATTGGTTGAACCGGCAGCCGCCGCGCTGGCAGCCACAGTCAATGCGAAGCCGTTGGTGCTGACACTCGACCCCGTGGACGGGTATGAGGCAGTCCCGCAGGAAATCGACGCGGACCTGCCCCTCCCCGAACCGATCGAGGGCGGCGACATGCTCTATACCTCGGGCACGACCGGACGCCCCAAGGCGGTGCGCCGCGCGCTGGAATACGCTGCGCTCGGATCGGACATGCGCCGTACGCTGCGCGATGCGGATCTTTACGGCATGGACGCCGACACGGTGTTCCTGACGCCTGCACCGCTTTATCATGCTGCTCCGCTGCGGTTTTCGCTCAACCGGCATCGCACCGGCGGCATGGTCGTGGTGATGAACAAGTTCGACCCCGAACAGGCGCTCGCTCTGATCGAACGGGAAAGGGTGACGCACAGCCAATGGGTACCCACGATGTTCGCGCGCCTGCTCGAACTGCCCGAAGATGCGCGTACCCGCTATGACCTTTCCAGCCATCGCGTCGCAATCCACGCGGGCGCTCCCTGCCCTCCCGATATCAAGCGGGCGATGATCGATTGGTGGGGGCCGATCCTCTATGAGTATTATTCGGGCACCGAAGGCGTCGGCTTCACCCACAGCACCAGCGCTGAATGGCTGGAGCGGCCGGGAACGGTGGGTAAGGCCTATGGCTCGACCATCCACATCGTCGGCGAAGACGGCAAGGAACTGCCCGTGGGCGAAACCGGGACCGTCTATTTCGAAGGGCGTGCGGGCCTCGTCTACCACAACGCGCCCGAAAAGACGCGTGAGGCCCATCATCCCAAAGGCTGGGCGACGTTCGGCGACATCGGCCATGTCGATGAAGACGGCTTCCTGTTCCTGTCCGACCGGCGTTCCTTCACCATCGTTTCGGGGGGCGTGAACATCTATCCCGCCGAAATCGAGGCCGCGCTCGCCGTGCACCCCGCGGTGTTCGACGCTGCGGCGTTCGGCGTGCCAGACCCGACATTCGGCGAGACCGTGCAGGCGGTGGTTCAATTGCATGAAGGGGAAGGCAGTGAGGCACTGGCGAGAGAAATCCTGGCCTTCTTGCGCGAACGTATCGCCGCTTTCAAGTTGCCCAAGTTCATCGCGTTCCGCAGCGATCTGCCGCGTACGGAGACGGGCAAGCTGCAAAAGCACAAGATCAGGGACGACTATGCCGATCCTGTGAATCGCGGTTTCGACATGCGGCGCGCGGGCGTGAGGACATGA
- a CDS encoding histidine phosphatase family protein, protein MQLILVRHGLPENAHTRDAADPPLSQAGRLQAAQTCERLSREPIDAIYDSTLRRAVESGEPLATKLGLTITRIAEVGEVDNGEDLYISPEAIKAAGDWDVFLRDPIGYYGHDETEFRERVLSGFSTIIGANAGKRVAIFTHGFPINILLSHALGLTGLANFVPRNGSITRFMGKSLDALQVLSVNETSHFSKEVVR, encoded by the coding sequence GTGCAATTGATACTTGTGCGCCACGGGCTGCCTGAAAATGCGCATACCCGCGATGCGGCCGATCCCCCACTTTCGCAAGCCGGTCGCCTGCAGGCCGCGCAAACTTGCGAGCGCCTCTCCCGCGAGCCGATCGATGCGATCTATGACAGCACCCTGCGACGCGCGGTGGAAAGCGGCGAGCCGCTGGCAACGAAGCTCGGGCTGACCATTACCCGCATCGCCGAAGTGGGCGAAGTCGACAATGGCGAGGACCTGTATATCTCGCCAGAGGCCATCAAGGCGGCGGGCGACTGGGACGTCTTCCTGCGCGATCCGATCGGCTATTACGGTCATGACGAAACCGAGTTCCGCGAGCGGGTGCTTAGCGGATTCAGCACCATCATCGGTGCCAATGCGGGAAAGAGGGTGGCTATCTTCACCCATGGATTTCCGATCAACATCCTTCTTTCCCACGCCCTCGGCCTGACGGGACTTGCCAATTTCGTGCCCCGCAACGGCAGCATTACCCGCTTCATGGGCAAGAGCCTCGACGCGCTGCAGGTGCTGAGCGTCAACGAGACCAGCCATTTCAGCAAAGAGGTGGTGCGATGA
- a CDS encoding SDR family oxidoreductase, with protein sequence MNAGERKQRILVTGAASGIGASLCDRLRSQGNTVVPLDLKPVAGGQACDLADSAAIDAAIASIGGGLDGIAHVAGIPGTAPADKVAAVNIAAPRRLTAGLLDRLETGASIVIVSSITAHRCTWPQEELNDILTGDDDAIVARLASLAGPDAYAASKKLANEWGAALSAQLLPRGVRVNVVSPGPVETPILKDFEQSMGHDRIQAAADIAGRHGTADEVAALVAFLLSRDASWVNGVNIACDGGFSNARNAVAKPCAPATDQERATCN encoded by the coding sequence ATGAACGCCGGAGAAAGGAAGCAGCGCATCCTCGTCACGGGTGCGGCCAGCGGCATCGGCGCCAGTCTCTGCGACCGCTTGCGGTCACAAGGCAATACGGTCGTTCCGCTCGACCTGAAACCGGTTGCTGGCGGGCAGGCATGCGACCTTGCCGACAGCGCCGCCATCGATGCGGCCATCGCGAGCATCGGCGGTGGCCTTGACGGCATCGCCCATGTCGCGGGCATTCCCGGAACGGCTCCTGCCGACAAGGTCGCGGCGGTCAATATCGCTGCGCCGCGCAGATTGACCGCAGGCCTGCTCGACCGGCTCGAAACGGGCGCGTCGATCGTCATCGTCTCCAGCATCACCGCCCATCGCTGTACCTGGCCGCAGGAGGAGCTAAACGACATCCTGACAGGCGATGACGACGCCATTGTTGCAAGGCTGGCCAGTCTTGCCGGTCCTGATGCCTATGCGGCCTCAAAAAAACTCGCCAATGAGTGGGGGGCGGCGCTTTCGGCGCAGCTGCTGCCACGCGGCGTGCGCGTCAATGTCGTCAGTCCCGGCCCGGTGGAAACACCGATCCTCAAGGACTTCGAACAATCGATGGGGCATGATCGTATCCAGGCAGCAGCCGACATAGCCGGGCGCCATGGCACCGCCGATGAAGTCGCGGCGCTGGTTGCATTCCTGCTTTCTCGCGATGCCTCCTGGGTGAACGGCGTAAACATCGCCTGCGATGGCGGATTTTCCAATGCCCGGAATGCTGTGGCGAAGCCCTGTGCGCCGGCAACCGATCAGGAGCGCGCCACGTGCAATTGA